A window of [Clostridium] innocuum genomic DNA:
CATGTGGAACTGGAGGAAACACAAGACAAGTTATCCAGAGAAGGCGTCGGTCTTTCTCTGGCCTATGTCGCAACGATAAAGGAAGGGAGCTATCAGCTTACCGAGGACTATAGCTCTGCGAATGTGGAACTGAATGCCATCGAAACGGCAGAAGGACTGCAGGAAGCCGCAGATACGTTGCGGCCACTCGTGAAAGACGTGATACAGACGAAACAGACAAATGTGCAGGGTATCGTAGATTTCACAGATCTGGAGGTAGGTGTCTATCTGTTGTATGTGAGTGATCAGGCGGGCTATGAAACGATACAGCCGACACTGATCAGCGTACCGATGTGGGATGAGACCGTCAAACAGATGAACTACCATATCGAAGTATTCCCAAAACATGCGCCTTTACCAGCATTGCATGTGCGGAAAGTCGATTATTATGATCATAAGAGCATTTTAAAAGAAGCTGAATTTACTCTGTATTCTGATGCGGAGTGCACAGAAGTCATCAAAACAGAAAAGACAGATCCGAAGGATGGGGTCGCGTCATTCGATGGACTATTATATCAGACAGTATACATAAAGGAAACGAAGGCTCCTGCCGGTTATCAGCTATCTGATGAGGTCGTGAAGGTCACGATCGATGACGAATGGGTCAATGGTGACGATAAGCTTCGTACGATCGTCTATGCGGACAGACCACTTCCGGGTGGTGTTGTCAGCACAGGAGATCATACGAATATATGGTTATTAAGTATCGTAGCTGGTATTACTGGCGCAGCACTCATTTTTGTGGCTTATAAACGCAGAAAAGCAAATAAGGCTGAACAGTAGTCTGTCTTTGCCTAAGGGAGATGCAGTTATCTGCATTTCCCCTTTCATTTGAAGAAGAGGTGCATCATCATGGAGCGATCCTTATCGACATGAAGGACAGGAGGAGTACTGAAATGGTTGAAGACATACTTGACGGCTTTTACAAAAAAATTACTTTTCTCCGGATAGAGAACCGGAGTTGATGGAGGAGGTAAGAAATCTATTAAAAAATGACCACTATGCTTTGGATATCTTCGATAAGCTGATGAAGGGTTGCACAGTGGCCAGGAAGCAGTTAGAAGAAAGAAGAAAAGAAGTAGGTCTACCGCGTGGCAGCATTTCTGACGATATGCATCGACGCATTCCTGCTGTATCATGGCTTCATATGGGGAATTCCGGTAGTGGATATCATCTTGTGGGGGCTTCTATTATATCTGGTGAGGATCTATATCGGGAAGACACCGCTATCCAAAAGGATCCGCTTCCCTGTCTGTGATACCGGATATCATTACCTGAATGGCACATTGAGTGAATACGAGTTCGTACATACCTACGTACCGATCAAAAAAGGAGATTCCGTCTTTATTGAAAAAGATGGCGACCTTATAGAACTTACGGAGGAAGTAGGCAGAAATAAAAAGATAGACAAGATCGTATGCACCATGACGATGAAGTTCGTACGTGAATGGATGAGACCAAGACATACCAGGCCCCCTCTATGCTGGTTTGATAAGCGTTCCTATACGAAAGGGATGATGGAAGATGATGAGCATCTATGCATCCATATAGATCAAAAATATCATGGGATCATCAGTTCTGGGAATCCTTCCTACTAGCTATTTCATATCGGAATGCTTATGAAGATACCCGGAGGATCCCTTCGCTCGATGTCTCCTGGCACAGCAGTCAGGAGCTATCCGAAAATGAACGTCTTGCCCTGCATATCCGTCTATGCAGCGGCTCCATATCCGACACATCACGTGTCTTTTTTATTTACTGAAAGAAAGGAAACGATATACCTATGTTAAAGAAAAAAATAAGATTGACTCCCACTACTGCCGGTATCCTCATCGCATTTTATACAACGATGACCCCTATACTGGCCAAGCCAAAGCCGAATACGGAAGGAATCAAAAACGAAGCAAAGCCATGGTTGGATTCCGCAAGAGATATCGGGCTTTGGCTGATTCCTTTAACCGGTCTTGTAGCCTGCATCGTTCATACCGTTACTTGGATGACAAAAGATGAAGATGAAAAAAGTCAAAAACCTGTTTGGAAAATGCTGAAGAAGATCATTGGCTTTACCATTGGCGGAGAGATGTTGACAGTCCTATGGAAACTGTTGAGCTTGTAAGGAGCGACAAACATGGATCTAGTGATCGATGGTGTCCGTTGGGTCTTGTGGATACTCGTTAAAGGCAGCCTGTTCCTTATTGACAGCGTATATAACATCATAAGACCGATCCTCTCCTTTGATATCGGCGCAAATCCGACGGTATGGAAATGGTGGGAGATCCTGGTTGGATTCCTCTTTTTATTTACGCTTCTTCGGATCGTTTCCATGATGTTGAAAGCGACCATCGATGAGGAATATGCTTTAAAATTAAATGGTCTTCAAATATTCTACCGTACATTCGCTATCGCTTTCATCATAGCTATGACACCAGTAGTGATCAAAGAATTCACTGCTTTTACGAGTGTCGTGATGGATAACGTTGCAGATTCTTTTGTCGTAGAGAACAATTTCGCAAATACGAAGCCAAAAACAGATGATCCAGAAAAACAAAAGGTCATTGATAAATTGTATAAGGAATATGATGGGATGCCATCCCAAATCTTCATCAGTTCCGCCAGCAATGGGAAATATCCACCTTATCAAATGATTGATATCAATGCTACAGAAGGTGGTATGGATCACTGGTTCGACGGCGTTCCGATCGTAGGCGGATTCTTCAATATCACCTCGGCCCTGATCGGAGCTGATGGCGATTATATATTTTTTCCGGATACCACGATGCTGATCTTCCTGATCGTGGAAGGGGTATGTGGAGCTTATATGTTTCTGCTTATGGCGATACAGATATCACAGAGGATGATATCCATCGCAGTCAAGATCCTGGTATCTCCTTACCCGATATCCGGTATCATAAACCCGGATGATCGCAGTTTTGGTTTATGGGTCAAACTGATCAGTGCCGATCTGATCTCGAATGTCCTGCAGTATATCATCCTGTTGCTCGTTATGGCCATCACTTCCTCAAAAGCTGTACAGAATTTTGGAATCGTCGGCCAAGGGATCTTCTTCCTTGGCGGCATGCTTGCCGTCTTGATTGGACCCGGTCAGGTCGCTCAGCTCATCGGCGGTGACGGTATGGGCCTCTTTATGACGATGCAGGGGTTCCAGGCAATGTCCGCGCTGAAAGGTGTTACACAGGCTATCGGCCATAAAGGGATCGGGCTGGCCGGTGGAGCTGCAGCACTAGGTACATATGGAGCTGGCAGGATGGTAGGATTAAACTCACTTGGTAACTATTCTGGAAGAGGCGGTCCTGGTCCCAGTAATCCTATGTCTGGAATATATGATCCAGGTAGTGGTCCGGGCGGTGGCCCAGGTTCTGGAGGCGCAGGGAATATCCCACCAAAAGCTTTTTCCGAACCACATACGGAGAAGCAGGCACGTGCAGCGAAAAAGTATGGGGTCGACATCAGCGATATGAGCAAAGGGGATGCTTCCCTGGCTTTGGAAAAAGCCGGTATGGATAAAAGTTACTGGAAGGCTCCAAACCAAACGGGTGGTGGCGCATCCGGTACGATTGATAAGAGCAATCCGACATATGGCTTTGGTAATACTCCGTCATCCGTATCAACGGATGGAGCGTATGACAGCGCCATGGATGGCGGATCAGATATGGGACCGTCTGGAATGGAAGAGGATAGTGCAACTGCATCTATGGGCAATGATGGCAATATGCAAAACGTTGACAGCGCTGATGCCGGCGGTATCCGTTTGAGTCGTGACAATACACTCGCAAGACATGTTGGAGACTCAGCTTCCTTGGGCGCAAGGGCGGTCTCCAAGGTCGGAAAGGCTGCATATCTCTCCGCAGGGAATCGTCTCATGGGACAAAAGAATGTCGTTCGTGGAGGTCGGTATATAACGAAAAATACCCACGCGCAGAACCTCTCCAATATGCATGCAGGCATCAATGATCTGATACGCCCAAAACAGACCGATGTACTGTCTTCCATGAGTGCTGAAAAAAGAGATGTACAAGATATGAGAGAAATGGAGGATTTCAATAGATCATGAGATTTTATTCACCTAAAAATTTTAAGAAAGGAAGACATGTTGGTGGGATGTTTCGTTGGATAGACATTGCTGTTTTAGGAGTAGGTTCGCTGATCTTCATTCCAATGATGATCATCCTTTTGATGGGGGATAGTGTCAACATCCCCCTCCTCCTTATAGTAGCGCTCCTCTATGGGATCGTAGTCCTGCTCATTCAGTCATTCCCTCCTATCTATCACAATTTCATGATGTTCTTCTATCTACAATATCTATACATTACACGGCAGAAGAAATATATATGGGGAGGTATCGTAAAATATGAAGAAAAAGAAGAATAAAGAAAAAAAGGCAGAAAAGAAAGCCAAGAAGCAGGCAGAAAAACAGAAAAGATATTGTGCTACGGCATTGGAATGGTCAAATATCGAAATGATCGATGGAAATGCGATCTACATAAGAGACGGCAACATGCAGGAACGGGTCATTGGTCTTAAGGTCATCCCCAGAAACATCTTTATCGATACGAGCTATGTGCAGGCACGCGTCGTGAATAATCTGCGTATCATCTTCAACAAGGTACGCTTCCCCATCTACTGGCAATATGTATTCGTACCGGTACAGATCGACGATCATGTCTCGATACTGCTGCGAGAGGAGGCGCAGGAAGAAGACCCTCGTATCCGTGCGATGATCCGCAATGATTTTGAGAAGGTCACCTGGTTTCAGGATACGCATCGGGAACTGGAATTCTTCCTGATGCTACGGGATAAGGATGAAGGAACGTTGATGAAGAATTTTGATGAACTGGTCGCTGAGCTTCAGTATGCCGGATTTCGGACTAAAGATCTGAATATGCATGATCTCTATGATTATGTTGCTTATATGTATGAGAATCCGCTGATCAACGATTATTACTTCTCACGTGGCATCTTCAGCTGTCTGGCGGACACCAGTGAAGATATCTTTGCAACAGAAGATACCTATCACGAGCCGGATTTTGATTATGATGACTACTACAAGCTTCAGAAAGAAGAAAAAGGAGCGTGAACTTATGGATAAAAAATGTGTTCTACATCCTGCAGTACGAAAAGTGATATCAGATAAGTTTTATGCAAGACAGGGACATGGAAGAAATACTATAGTCTCTGAAATGACTCTTAATGACCGTGTAAATAAAGAAAGGCTCATCTTTATCGAAGCGGAAGATGCATCGCATAAGCACAAACATCGTTTTATCTTATAAAAAGTCTAAGGAGGAACAACATGTGGAACAATGACCTGGTCAAGAAAAAAAGTTTATTACAGCCTATCGGTCTAAAGATCCAAAGAGGTCACTATATCCTTGGAGACCGATATATCAAGTCTCTGCTTGTCACAGAACTCCCCCGCCAATTCGATCTTGGCCTGTTGAGTTCCTACGTATCGGATCCACAGATAAAAGTCTTCATGCGCACAGAACCATTGGATCTGGACTGTGCCGGTATGTTGAAGAAGGAATACAATGACAAGAATAGAGAGTATCAGAAAAGTTGGAATGACCCGACAAGAAGAGAAACGCTGGAAAATGAGTTGATCTCCCTGAATACCTATATCAAGGAGATCATCGACAATCATGATATGACATGGAACATCATCATCGTATTCAGCGTCTATGCACAGACGGAAAAAGAAGTAAATAACCGATGTCGGGACCTCAATCTCCGTTTACGGGCACAGGGATTCAAGCTGACCAGTGCTCCCGTCATGCAGGAGAACCTGATGCGGGTCGCTTCCCCGTTATTTGTCAATAGTCTCCTTCCTTCCGAAGTAGAGAAGAACATCGGTATCCCGCTTCCCAGCCTTGGTATGGCAGGCCTGTATCCCTTCGTATTCGAAACACTGAAGGATCGTGGAGGATTCTTACTCGGTCATGAACTGATGAACAAAGGAGCGATCCTGTTCGATCAATTCCAATGGCTCAATGATTCGGAAAGTGCCCGAGCACTGAATCGGCTGAGTGGGAACCTCGTCATCGTTGGAGGTACTGGATTCGGTAAATCTACGCTGATGAAGCTGCTGATCCGTTTTTATATCCGGACACATAAGAAGATCATCTGGATCGATCCGGAGAACAAGAATAGGTCGCTGACGAAGCGTTATGGAGGTACGTTCGTCAACTGGGGACGGCGCGGACATATCATCAATGTCTTCGATCTAAAGCCGATCTCAGTGGAAGAGGATGAGGACGCCAGCGTCAAATGGGATACAGAGCTTGCCATATACAACTGTATCGATGATGTCAAGATCATCCTACGCTATCTCGTACCCTCTATCAGTGATGACACACTTTCCATCGTTGGAGATCAGATGGTCAAGTTGTATGCGGATCATGGATTGACGACAGAAACAGATTTCCGTGGACTACCTGCCTCTGCGTATCCGACCTTCTCCGATCTCGATGTACGTCTGCAGAAAAGTATAGAAGAATGTCAGAAGCAGCCGCATGCTGATACGAAGGAACTGGAGCTGCTGCGAGATCTGCGCCTGAAGATAAAACCGCTGCTCAGAGAATGGTCGATCTATTTCAACGGGCACACATCTCTAGGGAAGGAGGACTTATCAAAGGATATCATCGCTTTCGGTACGAAGACGCTGCTGGAGAAACCGATGACGCTGATCAATGCACTGAATCACATCATGTATCAATTTGCCTGGTCTCTGTGTCTGGATGAATCAGTGGATTCTGCATTCGTCCTGGACGAAGCGCATACGCAGATACTGACACCGATGAGTGCGGAGAGAGTGGCACAATACACACGAAGATCCAGAAAATACCATAATGTCTGTACGATCGCGACGCAGGAGCCGAAAGA
This region includes:
- a CDS encoding LPXTG cell wall anchor domain-containing protein produces the protein MKKRNKIVCIMTLSLLSLCCIRPVSAQEALPQPMDLSTQEKGSIHVELEETQDKLSREGVGLSLAYVATIKEGSYQLTEDYSSANVELNAIETAEGLQEAADTLRPLVKDVIQTKQTNVQGIVDFTDLEVGVYLLYVSDQAGYETIQPTLISVPMWDETVKQMNYHIEVFPKHAPLPALHVRKVDYYDHKSILKEAEFTLYSDAECTEVIKTEKTDPKDGVASFDGLLYQTVYIKETKAPAGYQLSDEVVKVTIDDEWVNGDDKLRTIVYADRPLPGGVVSTGDHTNIWLLSIVAGITGAALIFVAYKRRKANKAEQ